Proteins from a single region of Callithrix jacchus isolate 240 chromosome 12, calJac240_pri, whole genome shotgun sequence:
- the ZNF518A gene encoding zinc finger protein 518A isoform X3, whose amino-acid sequence MTLISQRNNMLQTMDYEKSVSSLPATSELVTASVNLTTKFETRDNVDFWGNHLAHNHPEVLGTTIKSPDKVNCVTKPNAYNSGDMHNYCINYGSSEVTVESSNQGSLPFHNYSKVNNSNKRRRFSGTAVYENPQRESSSSKTVVQQPISESFLSLVRKESSKPDSLLASISLLNDKDGTLKAKSEIEEQYVLDKGQNIDGQNLYSNENQNLECTTEKSKWDNFINVDSPMMPRITSVFSLQSQQASEFLPPEVNQLLQDVLKIKPDVKQDSSNIPDKGLPLHCDQSFQKHEGESKIVEPSKDYKVQGIFAVPPGSVGINVPANDLNLKFGKEKQMPSVPQDVRDSEKIPRISGFGTLLKTQSDAIITQQLVKDKLRATTQNLGSFYMQSPLLNSEQKRTIVVQTSKGLFVPVNITNKPGLPVVPGNALPFVNSQGIPASLVVNKKPGMILTFNNGKLEGVSTVKTEGAQAHGTMTKEPCKTPVLKVEPNNNCLTPALCSSIGSCLSMKSNSENTLPLKGPYILKPTSSVKAVFIPNMLSEQQNAKLNISDSAKQHKEIFPKPPLYTLLPDGKQAVFLKCVMPNKTELLKPKLVQNSTYQNIQPKKPEGTPQRILLKIFNPVLNVTAANNLSVSNSASSLQKDSVPSNHIKGGEQKEPESSRDALPLLLDDLMPANEIVITSSATCPESSEEPVCVSDYSEARVLRCRTNCTPERNFSRKKTSKKIFSKKKTRGGSEDSDTAFVSRNRNCKRKCRDSYQEPPRRKATLHRKCKEKAKPEDVNETFGFSKPRLSKDSVRTLRLFPFSSKQLVKCPRRNQPVVVLNHPDADAPEVVSVMKTIAKFNGHVLKVSLSKRTINALLKPVCYNPPKTTYDDFSKRHKTFKPVSSVKERFVLKLTLKKTSKNNYQIVKTTSENILKAKFNCWFCGRVFDNQDTWAGHGQRHLMEATRDWNMLE is encoded by the coding sequence atgactttgATATCTCAAAGGAATAATATGCTTCAAACAATGGATTATGAGAAAAGTGTATCTTCTTTGCCAGCAACATCAGAATTGGTTACAGCATCAGTGAATTTGACCACAAAATTTGAAACAAGAGATAATGTTGACTTCTGGGGAAATCATCTTGCTCACAATCATCCCGAGGTATTAGGTACCACCATTAAAAGTCCAGATAAAGTCAACTGTGTTACCAAACCAAATGCATACAACAGTGGAGATATGCATAATTATTGCATTAATTATGGCAGCTCTGAGGTAACTGTTGAATCTTCCAACCAAGGATCATTACCATTTCATAATTACTCAAAAGTGAATAATTCTAATAAACGTCGTAGGTTTTCAGGAACAGCAGTGTATGAAAACCCTCAAAGAGAATCTTCATCCAGCAAAACAGTTGTCCAGCAACCAATTAGTGAATCATTTTTGTCACTAGTGAGGAAGGAAAGCTCAAAACCAGATAGCCTGTTAGCATCTATTAGCCTTTTAAATGATAAAGATGGaactttaaaagcaaaatctgaAATTGAAGAACAGTATGTTTTAGACAAAGGACAAAACATTGATGGACAAAACCTGTACagtaatgaaaatcaaaatttagAGTGTACAACTGAAAAATCTAAATGGGATAACTTTATTAATGTTGATTCACCTATGATGCCCAGAATCACATCGGTTTTCTCTCTCCAGAGCCAACAGGCATCAGAATTTCTGCCACCTGAAGTAAACCAATTGCTTCAGGATGTATTGAAAATAAAACCTGATGTAAAACAAGATTCTAGTAACATTCCAGATAAAGGCCTTCCACTTCATTGTGACCAGTCATTTCAAAAACATGAGGGAGAAAGCAAAATTGTTGAACCTTCAAAAGATTACAAAGTGCAAGGCATCTTCGCGGTTCCACCTGGCAGTGTGGGTATCAATGTGCCTGCAAAtgatttgaatttgaaatttggaaaagaaaaacaaatgccatCAGTGCCACAAGATGTGAGAGATTCAGAGAAGATACCTAGAATTTCAGGTTTTGGCACATTACTTAAGACTCAGTCAGATGCGATAATAACACAGCAGCTTGTAAAAGACAAACTACGAGCCACCACTCAAAATTTAGGTTCTTTTTATATGCAGAGTCCACTTTTAAATTCAGAACAAAAAAGAACTATAGTTGTTCAGACTTCAAAAGGGCTTTTTGTACCAGTGAACATTACTAACAAGCCTGGGTTACCGGTTGTTCCAGGAAATGCACTTCCATTCGTTAATTCACAAGGTATCCCTGCTTCTCTTGTTGTAAACAAGAAACCTGGgatgattttaacatttaataatgGGAAACTTGAAGGTGTTTCCACTGTCAAAACTGAGGGTGCCCAAGCTCATGGAACTATGACTAAGGAGCCTTGCAAAACACCTGTTTTGAAGGTAGAACCAAACAATAATTGTCTTACACCTGCACTTTGTTCCAGCATTGGCAGTTGTTTGAGCATGAAAAGTAACTCAGAAAATACTTTGCCATTAAAAGGTCCTTACATTTTGAAACCAACGAGTTCTGTGAAAGCTGTTTTTATTCCTAACATGCTATCTGAGCAACAGAATGCTAAGTTGAATATCTCAGATTCAGCAAAACAGCACAAGGAGATTTTTCCAAAACCACCTCTTTATACCCTCTTGCCTGATGGCAAACaagctgtttttttaaagtgtgtgatGCCAAATAAAACTGAGCTGCTTAAGCCCAAATTAGTCCAAAATAGTACTTATCAAAATATACAGCCAAAGAAACCTGAAGGAACACCACAAAGAATATTGCTGAAAATTTTTAACCCTGTTTTGAATGTGACTGCTGCTAATAATCTGTCAGTAAGCAACTCTGCATCCTCATTGCAAAAAGACAGTGTACCATCTAATCACATTAAAGGAGGAGAGCAGAAAGAGCCAGAATCTTCTAGAGATGCCTTACCCCTCTTACTAGATGACTTAATGCCAGCAAATGAAATTGTGATAACTTCTTCTGCAACGTGCCCAGAGTCTTCTGAGGAACCGGTATGTGTCAGTGACTATTCAGAGGCCAGGGTATTAAGATGTAGAACAAATTGTACACCTGAGAGAAACTTCAGTAGAAAAAAGacttccaaaaaaattttttcaaaaaaaaaaactcgtgGTGGAAGTGAAGACTCGGATACTGCCTTTGTATCTAGAAACAGAAACTGTAAACGCAAGTGTAGGGATAGTTACCAAGAACCTCCAAGAAGAAAAGCAACATTGCATAGAAAGtgtaaagaaaaggcaaaacctGAAGACGTCAATGAAACATTTGGATTTAGCAAACCTAGGCTTTCAAAAGATTCTGTCAGAACTTTGAGGCTTTTCCCTTTTAGTTCCAAACAGCTTGTGAAATGTCCTAGGAGAAACCAACCAGTTGTAGTTTTGAATCATCCTGATGCAGATGCACCAGAAGTAGTAAGTGTAATGAAAACTATTGCAAAATTTAATGGACACGTACTTAAGGTTTCATTGTCAAAAAGAACTATCAATGCTTTACTGAAACCAGTTTGCTATAATCCTCCAAAAACAACTTACGACGATTTTTCCAAGAGGCACAAAACATTTAAACCTGTTAGTTCTGTGAAAGAAAGATTTGTGCTAAAATTAACACTCAAAAAGACAAGCAAAAACAATTATCAGATTGTGAAGACTAcctctgaaaatattttgaaggctAAATTTAACTGTTGGTTTTGTGGTAGAGTATTTGACAATCAGGATACTTGGGCTGGTCATGGTCAGAGACATTTAATGGAAGCTACTCGGGATTGGAACATGTTAGAATAG